TGATAGACACCAGCATCATCCGGCCGGCGCAGCTGCAGAGCTACATCAAGGCGCTGATTGCCGCGCCCGAGAGCGCACTCACGCTGGTCTTCGAGTCCTTTGCCTTCAAGCGCGGCGTGCCGCTCGATGCCGACTACGTGTTCGACGTGCGGATGCTTCCCAACCCGCACTACGTGCCCACGCTCCGGCCCTTGACCGGCCGGGACGCGCCCGTGATCGACTGGCTGCGCGAACACGAGGACGTCGCGCGCATGCAGGGCGACATCGAGCAGTTCCTTCATCGCTGGCTCGATGCGTTGGCACGGGACCATCGCAGCTACGTGACCGTGGCGATCGGGTGCACCGGCGGGCAGCACCGCTCGGTGTTCTTGGTGGAACAGCTGGCCCGCGGCTTCAGCACACGCTGGGCCGCCCTCAAGCGGCACCGCGAGCTGGACGCCTTGAGCTAGTCGCCGGTCGCGAGCAGCTTGCGCACCGGTGCCGGCAGGCCGAGCACCGGCCATTCGCCGGCCTCGAACCAGCGTCCCGACCCGGTCGGCGGGCGCTCGGCCGCATACGCCACGGACACCGGATGCAGGTGCAGGTCCTTGTGCGTGAGCACGTGCAGGAAGGCCGGATCGTCCTGCGCGACACAGCGCGCATCGGGCGCGAGCTCGTCCAGCAGCAAGGCGCGGCTCTCATAGACCGGCAGGCAGTAGAGGCCGGCCCAGATCCCACGCGACGGGCGCTTCTCCAGCCACACGCGCCCCTTCGTGTCGAGCGCCTTCAGCATCCACAGGGATTGCGCGCTGCGCCGCAGCTTGCGCGTCTTGATCGGAAAGCGCTCCGGCGCGCCCGCTCGCCGCCCCGCACACAGCTCGCTGGCCGGGCAGATCATGCAGCTGGGCTTGCGCGGCAGGCAGACGGTGGCGCCCAGGTCCATCAGCCCCTGCGTGTAGCCGGCGATGGCTCCCTGCTGGGCGGGCGGCGGCAGCAGTTCCGTCGCCAGGGCCCACAGCGCTTTCTCCTGTGTCGAGGACGCCAGGTCGCCTTCGAAGCCCAGCACCCGCGTCAGCACCCGCTTCACGTTGCCGTCGAGGATCGCCACCCGCTCGCCGAAGCAGAAAGCGGCAATGGCAGCGGCGGTGGAGCGGCCGATGCCTGGCAGCGTCTGCAGCTCGGCCGCCGTCCGCGGGAAAGCGCCGCCGAAGCGCGAGACCACGTCCTGGGCGCACTGGTGCATGTTGCGCGCGCGGCTGTAATAGCCCAGGCCGCTCCACAGGCCCAGCACCTCGTCTTCGCTGCCTGCGGCCAGGGTCTGCACCGTCGGAAAGCGTTCGAGAAAGCGGGCGAAGTAGCCCAGCACGGTCGAGACCTGGGTCTGCTGGAGCATGACCTCCGACAGCCAAACGCGGTACGGGTCGTGGGTGTTCTGCCACGGCAGCTCGCTGCGCCCGTGGCTGCGCTGCCAGGCCACGACGCGCGCGGCAAAGTCCGCCGGCAGCCCCTGGGCCGCCGATTTCCGATCTTCAGGCGGCACTGAGTTCGCTGCGCGCGGCGGCCGAGGAGGGCGCCTCGTTGCTCGTCAGCAGCGCCGTGAACTCGCGCAGGCGCACGTGCAGCTCGGCCAGGCCCACCTCCTGGGCAGCGAGCTCGGTCAGGCGCTCGTCAAGGTTGCCCGCGGCGCTCTGGATGCGCTCGATCGCCTCGATGCGCTTGGTAAAGTTGCGGCGGCGTTCCTTGAGCTGCGCGTCGAGCTGGGCGCCGGCGCCCTTGCTCCAACGCTCCACCTCGGTCATGGCCGCCTCGTTGACCACGCGCAGCCGGCTGGCCAGCGCGCGCACGAGCTTGTCGCAGAAGTCGGGTTGCGCCAGCTTCAACACGTTGCCGATGCCGAGGTAGTGGATGTGGCTGCGCTCGATCTGGCTCAGCTGCTCCTGGAAGCCCGTCAGGTCGGGCTCGGCCGGCGCCTGCAGCGCGAAGCCATGCTCGGCATTGAGCTGGCGGAAGGTGGCGTGCAGCATCGACTGGATCTCGGCGGTGGTCGCCTGCACCTCGCGAAGGTTGTTGCGCAGCGCATCGAAGGTTGCGCCGTACACCTTGCGCACGTTGAACTTGATGCCGGGCCGCTTGAGCGCGGAGGACAGGCGAGCCATGTCGGCCTTGAGCGCAGTGCTGCCCAGCACTGCGTACACCTCGCGCAGCAGCTTGCCCTGCACCGAGCGCAGCGCCAGGATGCGGGTGTTGCTGCCCTCGAACTCGGCCTGCTCCTGCTCGATGCGGGTGCGCATGTGGCGGATGACCGACACGTTCTTGCCGCGCAGGCCCTGCAACTCGAGTGCCTGCTCCGACAGGTCGCGCTGACGCACCTTGAGGATGCGCGCCGCCTCGGCCTGCAAAGCAGAGATGCCGGCGTCCACCGCCAGCCGCAGCATGCGCTCGCGCTTGCCGAGCAGGCCCTCGCCCAGCACGGATTCAAGTGCAGGCAGCCGGCTCGCCTGCAGCAACGGCACGTCGCGGCGGATCTTGGCCTGCAGGCCCTTTTGCGCCGACACCGGAAGCACCTGTGTGAGCGGCACGCCCAGCAGCTCAGCGGCGCCCTTGCGCTGACGCTGGATCTGGGCATCGATCTGGGCCGGCGTGCTCAGCGTGTCCCACATGGTGTCGATCTTGTTGAGCACCACGATGCGGGTCTCGCCCGGATCGCCCTCGGTGATCAGGTGCTCGCGCCAGATGGCGAGGTCGGAACGGGTCACGCCGGTGTCCGCGGCGAGGATGAAGACCACGGCGTGGGCCTGCGGAATCAGGCTCACCGTCAGTTCGGGCTCGGCGCCGATGGCGTTGAGGCCGGGGGTGTCGAGGATCACCAGGCCCTGCTCGAGCAGGGGGTGCGGCATGTTCAGCAGCGCGTGCCGCCAGCGCGGGATCTCGACCTGGCCCTCGCCATCGGGCACGGGATTGTCGTCGGGCGATTCGTCGCTCCAGAAGCCCAGCGAGCGCGCCTCGGCCAGCGGCACGCGCCGGACCTCGGCCACCTTGTTCATGGTCTGCGAGAGCTGTTCGGCGTCCTCGACGTCGATCGGGATCTCGGTCCAGTGCTCGACCTTGTCGCGCCAATGAGCGAGCGAATGCGGCTCCAGCCGGGTTTCGATCGGCAGCAGCCTCAGGCAGGGAGCAAAACCGGCGTCGTAGCCCAATTCGGTGGGGCACATCGTCGTGCGGCCCGCGCTTGCCGGCATGATGCGGCGGCCATACGCAGCAAAGAAGATCGCGTTGATCAGCTCGGACTTGCCGCGCGAGAACTCGGCCACGAAGGCGACCATGACCTTGCTGGTGCGCATCTGCGATTCCAGCTCGCGCAGTCGCTCTGCCACGCTCTGGTCGAGCAGTTCGTTCTCGTCCAGCCAGCGCGCCAGCCATTTGAGGCGGTGCGCAAAGTTGCGTCGCCAGGCACCGTGCTGGTCGAATTGCTGATTGAATGAGCGAGTCAAGGGTGTGTAAGGGTTGCTTACAAATATTAGCACCCACATGGCGCTGGCGTGCCTGTAGTCTGCCGGGCTTTCAGTACTTTTGGCAGTTTGGGCAGAAATATGTGGAGCGCTGGCCCTGCCGCACTTGGCGCACGGGGGTGCCGCAGATTCGGCAGGGCTCGCCGGCGCGACCGTAGACGGTCGCCTCCAGCTGGAAATAGCCGCTCTGCCCGTCGACATTTGAGAAATCGCGCAGTGTGCTGCCGCCACGCTCGACCGCCCGCGCCAGGATCTCCCGCACCGCCGCATGCAGTCGCGCCGCACGCGGACGGCTGATGCGTGAAGCGGACAGGCTCGGACGGATGCCGGCCAGAAACAGCGCCTCGGAGGCGTAGATGTTGCCCACGCCCACCACCACGTCGCCGGCCAGCAGCACCTGCTTGATCGACGCCCTGCGTCGTCGCAGGCCCGCATGGAAACGATCAAGCTCGAAAGACGCTTCCAGGGGTTCCATCCCGAGCCCGCCCAGCAGCTTGATTGCCAGCGGTGTTGCCTCGTCCTCCACGTATACCACCGCGCCGAAGCGCCGCGGATCGTTGAGCCGCAGGGTCCCGCGGCTGGTCACCATGTCGAAATGATCGTGGGCGCCAGGGGCGGGAAGCAGGGTGTCGAAGCGCAGGCTGCCCGACATGCCCAGATGCATCAGGAGCAGGCCAGAGTCCAGGTCGACCAGAAGGTACTTGCCGCGCCTGCGCACGGCGCGCACCGTGCGCCCCACCAGCGTCGAGGGCTCCGCCGCCAGGGCCCAGCGCAGCGGCTTGCCCAAGCGCACGGCTTCGATTCGCGCCCCTGCGATCCGTTCGGCGAAGCCGAGTCGCGTCACTTCAACTTCGGGTAGTTCAGGCATGGAGAAAGGCCGACATGAAAACAAGGCGAGATCGCAGCCCGTGCGGCCATTGCTGGAAAACCTTGGATTATTATGGCTTGATGACCCCATCGCTTCGCCGATCCCGCCTTTCGGCGGCCGCGCTCTTGGCCTTCATCTCGCTGGCCGCGCAGGCGCAGCCCCAAACCCCCGCCCCGGCAGCACCGACCAGCCCCGCCCCCCTCATCGAACCAGCGGCACCGCCCGTGACGACCGCCGCGGCCACGGCCCAGCGCGAGGAGAAGGCGCAAGCCTCGGCGATGACAGCCGAGCTCTTCTATGAAGTGCTGATGGGCGAACTGACGGCGCGCTCGGGCGACCCGGGCTCGGGCTACGCGCTCGTGCTGGACGCCGCGCGCCGTTCGCGCGACGCCAAGCTGTTCCAGCGCGCCGTGGAAATCGCGCTCCAGGCGCGCTCCGGCGATGCCGCGCTCGCCGCGGCACGCGCCTGGAAGGAAAGCCTGCCCCAATCGCGCGAGGCGCGGCGCTTCGAGCTGCAGATCCTGATCGCGCTGAACCGGATCAGCGAGACCGTCGAGCCGTTGAAGACCGAGCTGGCGGCTACTCCGCAGGTGGAGCGGCCCTTCCTGATGGCTGTCATCGCGCGCCACTACGCCCGGGCTGCCGACAAGAAGCTGGCCGTCTCGGTCGTCGAACAGGCGCTGGCCGATGAACTCACGAGCCCAGCCACCGGCGGCGCCGCGTGGACCGCGGTCGGCCGCCTGCGACTGGCGGCCGGCGATGCAGCCGGCGCGCTGGAGGCGGCGCGCAAAGGCCACGAGATCGATCCCTCGGCCGACGGACCGGCAACGCTGGCCCTGGAACTGGTGGACCCTGCCCAGCCTGAGGCCGAGGCGCTGGTCAAGCGCTACCTGGCCGGACCCAAGGTCCTGCCAGAGATGCGCATCGCCTACGCCCGCGTGCTGGTGGAAGGCCGCCGCTACACCGATGCCAGCGCCGAACTCGCCGCACTGACCTCGGCGCGCCCTGAGCTCCCCGAGCCCTGGCTGCTGCTGGGCAGCCTGCAGACCCAGGCACGCCAAGACGCAGCGGCCGAAGCCTCGCTCAAGCGCTACATCGCCATGGCCGACACGCAGGCCGATGCCGAAACGCGCGGCCGCGGCCAGACCCAGGCCTTCCTGCTGCTGGCGCAGCTGGCAGAACGCCGCAAGGACTTCGTGGGCGCCGAGCACTGGCTGTCGCGTATCGACAGCACCGAAGACCTGGCAGCCGCGCAGACACGACGCGCTGCGCTGCTGGCCCGCCAGGGCAAGCTGCCGCAGGCCCGCGAACTGGTCCGTGCCCTGCCCGAGCGCACCGAGGACGACAAGAAGCAGAAGTTCATGGCGGAGGTCCAGCTGCTGCGCGATGCCAAGCAGTACCAGGCCGCATACGACATGCTGGCGCAGGCCAGCTCGGCCAAGCCCGAGGACACGGACCTCATCTACGACAAGGCCATGGTGGCCGAGAAGCTGAACCGCCTCGACGAGATGGAGCGCCTGCTGCGCCGCCTGATCGATCTCAAGCCCGACAACCAGAACGCCTACAACGCACTCGGCTACTCGCTGGCCGATCGCAAGATCCGCCTGGAGGAAGCGCGCACGCTGATCAAGAAGGCCGTTCAGCTCGCGCCCGAAGACCCGTTTATCGCCGACAGCCTCGGCTGGGTCGAGTTCAGGCTCGGCAACACCGACGAAGCCGTGCGCATCCTCGAGTCCGCCTACAAGCGCCGGCCCGACCCGGAGATCGGAGCGCACCTCGGCGAAGTGCTGTGGGTCAAGGGCCAGCGCGATCGCGCCATGTCGATCTGGAAGGAGGCCTTCCTGGTCGACTCGGACAACGAGACGTTGCAGGAGACGCTCAAGCGTCTGCGCGTGAAGCTTTGAAGCGTCGTCTCGTCCTATGCGCTGGTTGGGCCGGCCTGTTGCTGGCCGCAGGCTGTGCCAGCCCCGGAGGCCCGCCGAAGAACACCGATGCCGGACAGGCCTGGAGCGGCAGGCTTTCGCTGCGCGTCGACAGCGAGCCGGTGCAGACCTTCTCGGCACTGTTCGAGCTGCGCGGCGCCCCGCAGACCGGCGAGCTCGTCCTGACGAGTCCGATCGGCAACACGCTGGCGCAACTGCATTGGTCCCCGGGTGAGGCACTGCTGAGGAACGGCAGCGAGACGCGGCGCTTCGACTCGGTAGACGCGCTGATCGAGGCCGCGACCGGCGCGGTCATTCCGGTGGGCGCGCTGTTCGGCTGGCTGGCTGGGCGCGACGACCGGGTGCCTGGCTGGCGGCCGGACCTGTCCCAGATCGGCGCCGGCCGCCTGCAGGCTACGCGCGAGTCGCCGCAGCCGCGAGCGGACCTGCGCATCGTCTTCGAACGCGCATGAAGGCGCTCTACGACCTTCCGGCGCCGGCCAAGCTCAACCTTTTTTTGCACATCACCGGCCGGCGCGCGGACGGTTACCACCTGCTGCAGTCAGTGTTCATGCTGATCGACTGGTGCGACACCCTGCACGTGGAGAAGCGCAGCGACGGCCGCCTGACGCGGGAGGACCTCACGATGCCGCTGCCGGAAGATGACCTGGTGCTGCGCGCCGCCAAAGCGCTCCAGGCTTTTGCCGGAACGGCGGAGGGCGCCCACATCGGCATCGCCAAGCGGGTGCCGGCGCAGGCCGGCATGGGAGGCGGCTCCTCGGACGCAGCCACCTGCCTGCTGGCGCTCAATCGCCTTTGGCGCCTGGATCTGCCGTTGTCGAAACTCGAACAGATCGGCCTCGCCCTCGGGGCCGACGTGCCCTTCTTCCTGCGCGGGCGCAACGCGTGGGTCGAAGGCATCGGGGAGCAGATCACGCCGATCGACCTGTCGCCGGGGCGGTTCGTCGTCGTCAAGCCGGCCCAGGGCCTGGACACCCGTCTTATTTTTGCAGCGCCGGAACTTCAGCGCGCCACACCCGCTGCTATAATTTCTGGCTTTGCTGCACATGCCGGGCGAAACGGGGGCGAGATCAAGAGTCTTGACTTCGGTCGCAACGACCTGCAGCCGGTCGCTGAAAGGCTCTGTCCCGCGGTCACCGACGCCATTGAGTGGCTCGGTTGCCAAGGACTCGAGGCTCGCATGACCGGTTCAGGGAGTTCGGTATTCGCGGCGATGCCGCATGACGTGAAGCTGGCCGACGCGCCCTCGGGCTGGCAGCTTCGCAAGTGCAGCAATCTGGCCATCCATCCGCTTGCGGGGTGGGCGGTCTAGAAAGTCAGAGCGCTTTTGTGGTCTGATGCGACATATATCGGTGGGTGGCTTTGGCCGCCAACCTGTGTAGGGGAGTCGCCAAGCTGGTTAAGGCACTGGATTTTGATTCCAGCATGCAAAGGTTCGAATCCTTTCTCCCCTGCCAAATCTTCACGTTCACGAGAGTATTGGCGGCCCCTCGAACGGGCCATTTCCTTTTTTGCCGGGACGCTCATGCAGGTTCACCATCCTGATTTCATGGTTTTCACCGGCAATGCCAACCCGGGCCTTGCCGCCGAGATCGCGCACAACCTGGGCACATCGCTGGGCGCCGCCCGCGTCGGCCGCTTCTCCGACGGTGAAGTCACCGTCGAGATCAACCAGAACGTGCGCGCTCGCGACGTGTTCGTGGTCCAGTCGACCTGCGCCCCCACCAATGAAAACCTGATGGAACTGCTCATCATGGTCGACGCGCTCAAGCGCGCCTCGGCCGAGCGCATCAGTGCCGTGATCCCCTATTTCGGCTATGCGCGCCAGGACCGCCGTCCGCGCTCGAGCCGGGTGCCGATCTCGGCGAAGGTGGTGGCCAATCTGCTGGAGACGGTCGGCGTGGCCCGCGTGCTGACGATGGACCTGCACGCCGACCAGATCCAGGGCTTTTTCGACATCCCGGTCGACAACATCTATGCCTCACCGGTTCTGCTGGGCGACTTGCGCCAGCAGAATTACGAAGACCTGATCGTGGTCTCGCCCGACGTCGGAGGCGTGGTGCGTGCCCGTGCACTGGCCAAGCAGCTCAATTGCGACCTCGCCATCATCGACAAGCGCCGCCCTCGCGCCAACGTCAGCGAAGTCATGCACGTGATCGGCGAGATCGACGGCCGCAACTGCGTGATCATGGACGACATGATCGACACCGCCGGCACACTGGTGAAGGCGGCCGAAGTGCTCAAGGAACGCGGCGCGAAGAAGGTCTACGCCTACTGCACGCACCCGATCTTCTCGGGCCCGGCCATCGAGCGCATTGCCAAGGGCAGCGCGCTCGACGAAGTGGTCGTGACCAACACGATCCCGCTGAACGACGGTGCGACAGGGTGCGCCAAGATCCGTCAGCTCTCCGTGGCACCGCTTATCGCTGAAACGATCCAGCGCATCGCCAAGGGTGAATCGGTCATGAGTTTGTTCTCGGACCAGGAGAACCTCTTCTGAGGTATCCCCGGGCCTGAGCAAGAAGCCGGGCGCCCACCGTGGCGCCCTTTTTGAAACCGGAGTCGCACTGGTCGCGGTCGACTTCCACAGGAGTGAGTTATGAAATTCGTCGCTTACGAGCGCGCCAAGCAGGGCACGGGTGCGAGCCGCCGTCTCCGCATCTCGGGCAAGACGCCCGGTATCGTCTATGGGGGTGAAGGCCAGCCCCAGCTGATCGAGCTCGATCACAACGCGCTGTGGCACGCCCTCAAGAAGGAAGCCTTCCACTCCTCCATCCTCGAGATGGAAATGGCCGGCGCCACCAGCAAGGTGCTGCTGCGCGATGTGCAGTACCACCCCTTCCGCCCGCTGGTGCAGCACGTGGACTTCCAGCGCGTCGATGCCCGCACGCGCATGACCGTCAAGGTGCCGCTGCACTTCAAGGGCGAGGATGAATCCTCCGCCGTCAAGCTGGACCACAACCTCGTGAACCACGTGATGACCGAAATCGAAGTCAGCTGCCTGCCTGCTGACCTGCCCGAGTTCATCGAGGTGGACCTCGCCGGCCTGACCAAGAACGCCACGCTGCACGTCAGCGACATCAAGCTTCCCAAGGGCCTGAAGTACATCAGCCACGGCAAGGGCAACCCCGTGGTGGTGTCGGCTGTGTCGCCGCTGGTGGCCGAGGAAGCCGCCCCGGCCGAAGGCGCCGCGGAAGGCGCGCCGGCGGCCGCCAAGACGGACGCCAAGGCAGCGCCTGCCAAGAAGAAGTAATCGCCTCGCGCCTGCTTCGCCACGACGGCCCGCCTCGCGCGGGCCTTCTTTTTTGGCGAGCGGTGGCGCCGATAATTCCGCTCCATGATCAAGTTGTTCGTCGGCCTCGGCAATCCCGGCCCCGAGTACGAAGCCACGCGGCACAACGCGGGCTTCTGGTGGATCGATGCGCTCGCGCGCGACCGCAAGCTCACGCTGGCGCCGGAACGCAGCTACCACGGGCTGGTAGCCCGCATGCAGGTGGCCGGCCAGCCGGTGTGGCTGCTGGAGCCGCAGACCTTCATGAATCTCTCGGGCAAATCGGTGGCCGCGCTGGCCCGCTTCTTCAAGATCGAGCCCCACGAGATCCTGGTCGTGCACGACGAGCTCGACGTGGTGCCAGGCCAAGCCAAGCTCAAGCGCGGCGGCAGCCATGCCGGGCACAACGGGTTGCGCGACATCCATGCGCAGCTGGGCACCGCGGACTATTGGCGGCTGCGCCTCGGCATCGGCCATCCGGGCGTCAAGTCCGAGGTGGTCAGCTGGGTGCTGAAGAAGCCGCTCAAGGAACAGCGCGAGGCGATCGAGGACGCGATCGCCCGCACCCTCCACGCCTTCCCGGCCCTGGTCGCCGGCGAGATGGACAAGGCGACGCTGCTCATCCACACGAGCAAGCCGCCGCGTCCCAAGCCGCCGCGTCGAGAGCCGGCCGAAGGCGGACCGCCCGCTCCGGCCTGAGCGGAACCCATTGAAGCGAAAGGGAGAGAAGGAAGAATGAAGAAGAACTCGACACCTCGGATCGCCATCCTGGCGATAGCGGCCTGCGCCATCTGGGCCCCGCCCGCGGCCACCGCGGGCGGGGCCGCGTGGCGCTGCGGCAATACCTACAGCGACCAGCCCTGTCCGGACGGCAAGCCCCTCGCCCTCGGCGATATACGCGATGCCGGGCAGAAGCGCGAGGCCGACAACTCGACGCGCGAGGCCCAGGCAGCCGGCGACCGGCTGGAACGCGAGCGCCTGCGCCAGGAGAAGGCGCAGGCCGGCCGCCACGCGACGCTCATCGACAGCAGGCCGTCAGCGCCGAAGGCCGATGCCGATGGCGCGAAGAAAAAGAAGAAGGGCAAGAAGGAACCCGACTACTTCAGCGCCCATGACCCGGTGGCCACTGCGAAGAAGAAGGCGGAAAAAGCCGAGAAGGCAGGACGCCGCAGCGCCGAGAAAAGCTAGGCCTGAGCCCCTTCGGGGGGCCTGCCTTCGGCGCGCGCCGCCTTGACGGCCGCCAGCCGCTCGAATTTCTGCCACAGGGTCTCCTGCGACTCGAGGTAGGCCGGGTTCTTGGGAATGCAAGCCACGGGACACACCTGCACGCACTGCGGCTCGTCGAAATGGCCCACGCATTCGGTGCACTTGTGCGGATCGATCTCGTAGATCTCTTCGCCCATGTAGATCGCATCATTGGGGCACTCCGGCTCGCAGACGTCGCAGTTGATGCATTCGTCGGTGATCATGAGGGCCATGGCTTCGATTATCCGTCGACCGCCGCCCGGCCCGCCCCGCCAGCGGCCAAAACCCCCTTTTGAGAGCGGTGAGGACACCGAGCGCCGAAGCGGGGTCGACAGTGCCCGGGCATGGTCATTGCGTCAGTCGGGTTATGCTGCGGCCCGCCCCATGCGCCGCACGGCCGTTCCGACGGCGAATAGCATCGCAGCCGAAGGCGAAGGTATTTCCAGTGAGCCTCTTCCTGTTCAAGCGTTTCGTGACGCTGATCGCCACCCTGATCGGTGCCTCGGTCATCGTCTTCCTCGTGCTCGAGATCCTGCCCGGCAATGCCGCGCAGATGCTCATGGGCCCCGACGCCTCGCCCGAGGCCGTGGCCGCCCTCGCTACCAAGCTGGGACTCGACCAGCCGGCCTGGACTCGCTACTGGCACTGGATCGGCGGCCTGCTCACCGGCGAGCTCGGCGACAGCTACGCCTACAGCACGCCAGTGATCGAGCTGATCCTCGAGCGCCTCGCCCTGACCGTGCCCCTGGCCCTGCTCGCGATGGCCTTCACCACCGTGCTCGCCCTGCTGGTTGGCGTGACCGCCGCGGCGCGCCACAACAAGCTCGGCGACGTCGGCTTGATGGGGCTGACGCAGGTGGGCATCGCCATCCCCAACTTCTGGTTCGCGATCCTGCTGATCCTGGTCTTCTCGGTGCAACTGCAATGGTTCTCGGCCGGCGGCTTCGAGGGCTGGGATGAAGGCGTGCT
Above is a window of Variovorax sp. RA8 DNA encoding:
- a CDS encoding lipoprotein insertase outer membrane protein LolB, which encodes MKRRLVLCAGWAGLLLAAGCASPGGPPKNTDAGQAWSGRLSLRVDSEPVQTFSALFELRGAPQTGELVLTSPIGNTLAQLHWSPGEALLRNGSETRRFDSVDALIEAATGAVIPVGALFGWLAGRDDRVPGWRPDLSQIGAGRLQATRESPQPRADLRIVFERA
- a CDS encoding tetratricopeptide repeat protein; the protein is MTPSLRRSRLSAAALLAFISLAAQAQPQTPAPAAPTSPAPLIEPAAPPVTTAAATAQREEKAQASAMTAELFYEVLMGELTARSGDPGSGYALVLDAARRSRDAKLFQRAVEIALQARSGDAALAAARAWKESLPQSREARRFELQILIALNRISETVEPLKTELAATPQVERPFLMAVIARHYARAADKKLAVSVVEQALADELTSPATGGAAWTAVGRLRLAAGDAAGALEAARKGHEIDPSADGPATLALELVDPAQPEAEALVKRYLAGPKVLPEMRIAYARVLVEGRRYTDASAELAALTSARPELPEPWLLLGSLQTQARQDAAAEASLKRYIAMADTQADAETRGRGQTQAFLLLAQLAERRKDFVGAEHWLSRIDSTEDLAAAQTRRAALLARQGKLPQARELVRALPERTEDDKKQKFMAEVQLLRDAKQYQAAYDMLAQASSAKPEDTDLIYDKAMVAEKLNRLDEMERLLRRLIDLKPDNQNAYNALGYSLADRKIRLEEARTLIKKAVQLAPEDPFIADSLGWVEFRLGNTDEAVRILESAYKRRPDPEIGAHLGEVLWVKGQRDRAMSIWKEAFLVDSDNETLQETLKRLRVKL
- a CDS encoding dynamin family protein yields the protein MTRSFNQQFDQHGAWRRNFAHRLKWLARWLDENELLDQSVAERLRELESQMRTSKVMVAFVAEFSRGKSELINAIFFAAYGRRIMPASAGRTTMCPTELGYDAGFAPCLRLLPIETRLEPHSLAHWRDKVEHWTEIPIDVEDAEQLSQTMNKVAEVRRVPLAEARSLGFWSDESPDDNPVPDGEGQVEIPRWRHALLNMPHPLLEQGLVILDTPGLNAIGAEPELTVSLIPQAHAVVFILAADTGVTRSDLAIWREHLITEGDPGETRIVVLNKIDTMWDTLSTPAQIDAQIQRQRKGAAELLGVPLTQVLPVSAQKGLQAKIRRDVPLLQASRLPALESVLGEGLLGKRERMLRLAVDAGISALQAEAARILKVRQRDLSEQALELQGLRGKNVSVIRHMRTRIEQEQAEFEGSNTRILALRSVQGKLLREVYAVLGSTALKADMARLSSALKRPGIKFNVRKVYGATFDALRNNLREVQATTAEIQSMLHATFRQLNAEHGFALQAPAEPDLTGFQEQLSQIERSHIHYLGIGNVLKLAQPDFCDKLVRALASRLRVVNEAAMTEVERWSKGAGAQLDAQLKERRRNFTKRIEAIERIQSAAGNLDERLTELAAQEVGLAELHVRLREFTALLTSNEAPSSAAARSELSAA
- the ispE gene encoding 4-(cytidine 5'-diphospho)-2-C-methyl-D-erythritol kinase produces the protein MKALYDLPAPAKLNLFLHITGRRADGYHLLQSVFMLIDWCDTLHVEKRSDGRLTREDLTMPLPEDDLVLRAAKALQAFAGTAEGAHIGIAKRVPAQAGMGGGSSDAATCLLALNRLWRLDLPLSKLEQIGLALGADVPFFLRGRNAWVEGIGEQITPIDLSPGRFVVVKPAQGLDTRLIFAAPELQRATPAAIISGFAAHAGRNGGEIKSLDFGRNDLQPVAERLCPAVTDAIEWLGCQGLEARMTGSGSSVFAAMPHDVKLADAPSGWQLRKCSNLAIHPLAGWAV
- the rapZ gene encoding RNase adapter RapZ, which encodes MSLELVLITGMSGSGKSVALHALEDAGYYCVDNLPPELLMPFIALQREQQAGRVAIAMDVRSGVSLPLVPQQLERLRNEGVSLRSLFLDSTTDALVRRYSETRRRHPLSRHDGRTDAPEQQRVLVQAIELERELLAELRDGADVIDTSIIRPAQLQSYIKALIAAPESALTLVFESFAFKRGVPLDADYVFDVRMLPNPHYVPTLRPLTGRDAPVIDWLREHEDVARMQGDIEQFLHRWLDALARDHRSYVTVAIGCTGGQHRSVFLVEQLARGFSTRWAALKRHRELDALS
- the mutY gene encoding A/G-specific adenine glycosylase, which translates into the protein MPPEDRKSAAQGLPADFAARVVAWQRSHGRSELPWQNTHDPYRVWLSEVMLQQTQVSTVLGYFARFLERFPTVQTLAAGSEDEVLGLWSGLGYYSRARNMHQCAQDVVSRFGGAFPRTAAELQTLPGIGRSTAAAIAAFCFGERVAILDGNVKRVLTRVLGFEGDLASSTQEKALWALATELLPPPAQQGAIAGYTQGLMDLGATVCLPRKPSCMICPASELCAGRRAGAPERFPIKTRKLRRSAQSLWMLKALDTKGRVWLEKRPSRGIWAGLYCLPVYESRALLLDELAPDARCVAQDDPAFLHVLTHKDLHLHPVSVAYAAERPPTGSGRWFEAGEWPVLGLPAPVRKLLATGD
- the mutM gene encoding bifunctional DNA-formamidopyrimidine glycosylase/DNA-(apurinic or apyrimidinic site) lyase, producing MPELPEVEVTRLGFAERIAGARIEAVRLGKPLRWALAAEPSTLVGRTVRAVRRRGKYLLVDLDSGLLLMHLGMSGSLRFDTLLPAPGAHDHFDMVTSRGTLRLNDPRRFGAVVYVEDEATPLAIKLLGGLGMEPLEASFELDRFHAGLRRRRASIKQVLLAGDVVVGVGNIYASEALFLAGIRPSLSASRISRPRAARLHAAVREILARAVERGGSTLRDFSNVDGQSGYFQLEATVYGRAGEPCRICGTPVRQVRQGQRSTYFCPNCQKY
- a CDS encoding ribose-phosphate pyrophosphokinase gives rise to the protein MQVHHPDFMVFTGNANPGLAAEIAHNLGTSLGAARVGRFSDGEVTVEINQNVRARDVFVVQSTCAPTNENLMELLIMVDALKRASAERISAVIPYFGYARQDRRPRSSRVPISAKVVANLLETVGVARVLTMDLHADQIQGFFDIPVDNIYASPVLLGDLRQQNYEDLIVVSPDVGGVVRARALAKQLNCDLAIIDKRRPRANVSEVMHVIGEIDGRNCVIMDDMIDTAGTLVKAAEVLKERGAKKVYAYCTHPIFSGPAIERIAKGSALDEVVVTNTIPLNDGATGCAKIRQLSVAPLIAETIQRIAKGESVMSLFSDQENLF
- a CDS encoding 50S ribosomal protein L25/general stress protein Ctc, whose product is MKFVAYERAKQGTGASRRLRISGKTPGIVYGGEGQPQLIELDHNALWHALKKEAFHSSILEMEMAGATSKVLLRDVQYHPFRPLVQHVDFQRVDARTRMTVKVPLHFKGEDESSAVKLDHNLVNHVMTEIEVSCLPADLPEFIEVDLAGLTKNATLHVSDIKLPKGLKYISHGKGNPVVVSAVSPLVAEEAAPAEGAAEGAPAAAKTDAKAAPAKKK
- the pth gene encoding aminoacyl-tRNA hydrolase: MIKLFVGLGNPGPEYEATRHNAGFWWIDALARDRKLTLAPERSYHGLVARMQVAGQPVWLLEPQTFMNLSGKSVAALARFFKIEPHEILVVHDELDVVPGQAKLKRGGSHAGHNGLRDIHAQLGTADYWRLRLGIGHPGVKSEVVSWVLKKPLKEQREAIEDAIARTLHAFPALVAGEMDKATLLIHTSKPPRPKPPRREPAEGGPPAPA